The genomic DNA CTAATACGCTTAAATAATGTGGCAATTATCTCATCAGGTATTAATTCATTTCAACCTCTAGGACTATAGGCTTGATCTACAATAAGGAGTTGAGAACTGTACATACATTGATGTTATggtctgaatgcttgtgtcccccAGGTCCCtatattgaaatcctaatctCCAGTGTGATGGACATAGCACCTTTAGGAGGTGATTAGGCTATGAGAATAGAGCCCTCATGAAcaggattagtgcctttataaaagagactctAAAAAGAGCTCTCTTGCCCCTTCTGTTACATGAGGACCCAGTGAGAAGACAGCCCTtgccagacaccaaatctgcctacaccttgatcttggactttccagcctctagaactgtgagagataaatgCTTAAGCCACCTGATCTATGGTATTCTTTTATACCAGCCTCAACAGACTAAGACACCAGATATGGTTGGGTAATTtctcacttctctccctctctaggaCTACTTTCCAGCACCCCAGCCTCCTGCCATGTCTGACCCCATCACACTGAACGTTGGGGGGAAGCTCTATACGACTTCACTGGCAACCTTGACTAGCTTCCCCGACTCCATGCTGGGTGCCATGTTCAGTGGAAAGATGCCCACCAAGAGGGACAGCCAGGGCAACTGCTTCATTGACCGTGATGGCAAAGTGTTCCGCTACATCCTCAACTTCCTGCGGACCTCCCACTTGGACTTGCCTGAGGACTTCCAGGAGATGGGCCTGCTCCGAAGGGAGGCCGACTTCTACCAGGTGCAGCCCCTGATTGAGGCACTGCAGGAGAAGGAGGTGGAGCTCTCCAAGGCTGAGAAGAATGCCATGCTCAATATCACCCTGAACCAGCGTGTGCAGACAGTCCACTTCACCGTGCGGGAGGCACCTCAGATCTATAGCCTCTCTTCCTCCAGTATGGAGGTCTTCAATGCCAACATCTTCAGTACCTCTTGCCTCTTCCTCAAGCTCCTTGGCTCCAAGCTCTTCTATTGCTCCAACGGTAATCTCTCCTCCATCACGAGCCACTTGCAGGATCCCAACCACCTGACTCTGGACTGGGTGGCCAATGTGGAGGGCCTGCCAGAGGAGGAGTACACCAAGCAGAACCTCAAGAGGCTCTGGGTGGTGCCAGCCAACAAGCAAATCAACAGCTTCCAGGTCTTCGTGGAGGAGGTGCTGAAAATTGCTCTGAGTGATGGCTTCTGCATCGATTCTTCTCACCCACACGCTGTGGATTTTATGAACAATAAGATTATTCGATTAATACGGTACAGGTAAAAGGACCCCAGGAACACTGAAGGAGGGGGCTTCCAAGAAGCTGCATGTCAGCCAAGGTCCTGGAGAGTGTCTCACCAGTGGTGTGAGGCAGGGCGCTTTACTAATCTGTATTAACCGCATAGCAGGACTTGATTCCCCCCACAATGCAGTCTACCTATAGGAATTCGTGTGTCCTCTCAACGGAGCTACCTTTTTCCTTGCCACTTTGAGCTACAGATGGGCAGTTTGTCATAAGTGAAGTGCCTGCCAGTGTGTCCTAAAGGAGGCCACAGGAGGGCTTTCTGGCTACAAAGGAATGGCGAATTTTCCACAGGCTCCAGCTCTCTCTGTACCACTAGGCAGTGCCTCACTTAGCCATCTATGAAAGGAGCCCCTGGTGGAGGGAAAGGGATGAAAACAAGAGGCTTCCTTCAGTTTCCCAGGACCTAAAGTAACCAGAGATCCCCACTCTACCTGCTCCTCTGTCCCTAGGATGCAGCCGGGACCTTGGACTTGTTTGCCCAGGGACAACCATGTTTGGCTGGCGTGGAAATGCAGTATGATTTCAGAGCTGCATTTTGGGCCCCCACTGTTGTGGGGAGAGATTTGAGCTGTGGCATGGCCTAGAGGAGTGAGCATCCAGGCAGGGTTCAGAAGATGGGGATATCCCTCTGAACTGGGCCAAATGTAGACATGTGGGGGTTTTTCACTTCACAGGTGAGCTGCTTTCCCTGCGAAGATTTTAAAGTACCTGGAGCCAGTGCAACAGAAGGAGTTTCATAACGTGGACTGTTACATGACTTCTGTAATCCTTTCCCCAAGAATTTGAAGTATCATTGAAAGAggtcattttaaataatattatggaCTCTCAGGGTTGGAAAATAATTTAGTGGTCGTTTAGCCCTTCCTGGCCCCCAGCACACCCCAGCCCATTTGGGGCTAAGCACCTCTCCCCAGCACCTTCAAGTGATCACATCCCTCCTTGCATATTTCCAGCAACGGGAAGTTCATCAACCCCAAGGCAGCCCCTGCCGTGGTTGGCCAGTGCTGTTAGAAAGCCCTTCCTTACATTGAACCAAAATCTGTTCTTCCATGCCCATTTTCTAGTCTTGGATCTAGACCTTCTTTCTCACTCAGAGGTATGTTTGTTTACTCTTTCACAATAGTCACCTTAAAAGGCCAGACCcttattctgaaaatattattaCTCAAATTAGGATTCCCCCTGGGATTTGTCCAGAACCAAGGTTAACCCCCTTCCCATCCCTTGTAAGTCAGCCCCATCTTGTGATCACTTCACTTTGTTTTGTGACACCCATTTCATCTGCCTCCTCACTGTGGCTCCGCATAGCTTTTGACCACCTCCTGTTGGAGGATAAAGATTTGTTGCCCCAAGAAAGTGTTGCCAGAGAAAGGAGGCCAGGATATGGCAGGGCGGATTGCACCAAGGAGCCCTGGAGTTACCATAACACTGCTCTCAGAGTAAGCGTCCAGGCACTGTGACATTGCTCGGAAAGAAGTGGCCTTCTGCTGTGGTACAGTTTCTGGTCATAACCAACCCGTGGACCTCCCTGGGATAAGGTCCAGAGCAAGACACCCCAAGCCACCACTTTCCAAGGGGTGATGAATAGTGCAGACCTCAAAACTGCACATTATGATTCATCCCTAAGTTTGGCCTTGGGAATCTTCCCCATTGGGTAGGGGCTCTTGGACAAAACCAGGGAAGCCTAGTGACACAGGCACCCACAGGAGATGGGCTGAGGAAGGGACTTCCTATAATTACACCCTGGGAACAAGGAGCTTGTATGCTGGGCTGTGGGCAAGGCTGCATCCATTAGGTAATAAAGGCCTTTTCCCCCTACAGTGGGACCCAGGAGTCTCTGACAGCTGTCCCAGGTCACCAGGCCAATAGTACTTGGGAAGGTCACTCAGGAGAACCCAGGTTAGAACAGACACAGCAGAAGCTGTGACCACAATCAAACAGTTTATCACCACtgcccttttccttctccataaaaagtatctttctccatcttcttGGTGCTTCTTAATTCAAACGGCTTGACGTTAGAGAAAGTAAAGGACTTGTGAAGCCACTAATGTGCTGTGTGACTGCGCAAGTCGCCCACCTCACTGAGccacctccatttcttcatctgtgaaatgggcataacAGTAATACATAAccctacctacctcacagggctgttgtgaggatcaaatgaaataatgtacgTGAGAATACAGTATAAATGATCATCAGTGTTACTATTTTGCATCTGCTTATTTATAGGGGGTGAAAAATACCCTGGCCTTGGAGTCAGGCTGACCTgaatttgaattctggctccatcGCTTGTTATGGAACCTTGGACCAGTCACAGGGCCACTGATGTGTTTCCTCATGGGATAACAACCTCACCTCCTGGTGTTATGTGACTTAAGTGAGCTGGTGGCCGTGAAAATTCCTAGCtaggcctggcacataggaacTCAGTAGATACTTGCTCTTTCAGGAAGTCATACTGGTGGACTGCCGTGCAGGGAGCACCTCGAGAGGACAATTTAGCAAGCCCACCTGGAGCATTTGGTGTGTGGGCCCCGAGGATGGAAACAGCCACAAATAAGTTCAATCTGGAAAAGGCTTAGAGGACCACAAAATGTGCTGTGGGAACTTGAAAGCAAGTTCCGTTCTCACAAACGGCTTAAGGGACGAACAAGCCAGGCCTCTAAGGGTAAGTTGGGTTGTGACAGCTAAGCAGGGTACCATGGGTGCAGGAAACAGCACGAGCAGACAGCAGGGAGCCAGGTGGAAAGGGTGAGCCCTCACACGTGACTCCAGCACAAGGGGAGTGACAGGTGGTGCATTCAGCACATTCGCTGTGCATGCCTCTCAGGTGCGGGCAGCCATTGCTTAGCAAAACTAAGAAAGCACATGGAGTGGTAGAGGCAGCACCATGCCAGAGGACGAGTGAGTCAGTGCGAGCGTGCACAGGGAGGCAAGGATGTGCATCTTGTGAGCCCTTCGCTGCCCGATGGTGATCCATGATCTCAACCAGGCAGTTTAGTCTTTTGCACAGCCAAGAGCTTTGTCTCAACTGAAGGGCAATGCCAGGCACGCGTGAACTTGTCAGCTTTCCATTCCTATCCTTGGTGTGGTCCCAAGCAAGAAGAGGGACAGTCAGAAAGGGAGCTGGGGGGAATCCTAAGGCATTTTGGTGTTACCACGTCCTGAGGCCAGCCACCAAATAGGGCCCCTGCATGCTTGAAGGCCATCTCAAGCACTGCTTCCTGTGACCTTCCTATGACCTCACACCCTCAAAACCATCTAAAGCCCTTTACCCTTTTATGAAGGCCAAGCCTTGTgactctctgttctgcctcgAGGCTGGAGCTCCCTGTACAGAGGTGGCCAtggttcccctccctcccccatatGTGCCCAACACAGCTTCAGGCCAGGATTGCGGTCACTCTGCTTTGTAAACAGATGTGTGGCCTAAAACATAGCACTTTTGTAACTGCCCCTTTGTTCACCCCAAGTGTCCAGCTTTCTTTTACAAATCATTCTTAAAACATGCTACTGTGATTGGAGGCTTGGTCAAGGTCAGCCTTAGATTTCTCAGCTCATGTATCTACACAGCCAGCCCATCCCTTTCCTGTGGTCTCTTCACTGACCACCTGAGTCTGtacgtggggggagggggggcagggatggCCTTGGGCTGATGGGGGTGGTTGGCAGGGAAATGAGGCCCCATGATCCTCTTGCAGAGCAAAACAACCTGATAACCAGCCCATCAAAGGGAGGGGCCGGGCTTTTTTCCAGGTCCTGTGGGGTCCTGGCTCTGGCAGCTCCATGAGCCCAGTGACCTCAGTCTCCTTTAGAACCTTCAGGACAGCGTGGCACCAAGCAGAAAACCATGGAGACAGTCTGATGCCATGTTCACCCCGGTCTGGGGCATAGGGACCGAGGGGGAGAAAAGGCCTATGTAAGCCAGAGGTTCACTGAGCAACCCACAGCACCCAGAACCCCACTCGACacaaaagataacaaaacaaGCTCTGTGGCGCCACTGTCTGGCTTTGATTTCTGGGCCGGAAGTGCATGGCCAGCCAGATGTGTCTGACCCTCACTTAGCCTGGTCTTATTTCCCGCCAACTTCCCTGGCCCTCCAACCCCAATATACAAGGCATCTCAAAGCTTTTGTCAACATTTCTCATTTCGCTGGCAGCCCTAGAGTGTTCTAGTCCATTCTCATGCCAAGTCTCTCCCCTAAGCCTAGGTTCCCTCTTACTGAGGTTTTGGGTAAAGGCCCAATTGAGTCACATTGGAAATCCTCTAGAGATCCTGCCAGCTAAAGACAAAGGTTAATGGGTTGTGACATGACCCCAATTATCTCACTTATAAATCGGATACTGGATTTGCTTCATAAACACCCTTTTGTGTTTATGAACCTTGTAGGTTTATGAACCTTATAGGTTCCCAAGCTCCTTCACATCTATACTGTCCTTTCATAGAACTCTAGAATGTGTACGCCATGCCTCTCCTCACCTGTGCCTGAGTTGTGCTTTATTGCTCTGTCTTCATAACAAACATCTGCCCATCCTTCAACACTCTGCATAAGCCTTGCCTCCTTGGCTCCCCAAGCAGGGTTAGTCCTACCCCCTCTTTGTACCACCCTATATCTGGTGAGGACTTTTACCATCATATTGCAGCTATTCACAGTCAGCAGTTGTGTTGCTAAATATGTAACAACCAGCTCTCAGAgaaaagccctgatttgtagcattgGCCAGTTTCAATGGTGCAAACACTCTCATTGTAGTGGATATCAAGTTACTGAAGTggtatcactgatcatcaggaaaaagAGGCACACAATGGGCTCTGGAGGGCCAGAGTGAGCCTGCTCCGACACAAGAACTGAGTGCCTATGAGGTCAGAAGCTCCGTCTTGCTCTTTGTATCACCAGCGCCCAGCACACATAAGGTGCTCAGGACCTCTGCTATCATGATGTCCTCTCTTGCTCAAACTCCTTCTTGCTCCAAACTCTTGCTCAAACTTTTCCTATAgtataagaaaaatcccaaagttCATAACCTTTTACAGACAGACTTCAACCTACATTAAAGAGCATAGATTCTGGAGTGAGACTGCCTGAaatcaaatcctggctttgccacatAATGGATATGTAACCTCAGGCAGGCAAGTTACTTTTAACCtctccatttccttgtctgtaaagtaGAGGTAATAATACCCACCTCATAGAGTTGTTGCAAGAGTTTGATGAGGAATACATCCATAGCTTTTTGAGCAGTGCCTGGAGTATAGTAAGTGCCATACTTATATTACCTATtactattaccattattattatcgTCCTCATCATCACTTTCTGTCCTCATCTTTTACCGCGATCTTACTTGCCCACTTTCTCAGTGTCCCCTACATAATCCACATGGATTTCCATCTGCTGACCTTTGCCCAAGCCACTCCCACTGCTTGGAGtgtcccaccctctcctctccagTGACCCAAACCCTCCTGTCTATGCGGACACCATTCTCACCCTCCACTGCCCTCCCACTGAGCCCCTCCTCCTCTGGTTTTCCAGTGTCCTTCTGGTTGGCATCTCCATGGACCTGAGAATTGGATCATCACatgttctgtttattcatttattctgtgaAGTACCTGCCACATTCTAACCCCAGAGCTCGACTCTGGGAAATCAAAGCTGAACCCAAACATTTCTCCACTGGAACATGTAAACAGATTCCAGTATTGTGGGCAGTGCTCAGGTGGAAGTCTACTCCAGGCAGACCACATAAGTGGGATCTCAAATGGGATGTCCAGGCTTAGCAACAACTCCTCAAGGTACACAtcactttacagtttacaaagcactttgcttcctttttctcatttaatccccacaacagcAGCTCTGAGAGAAGGAGCATAGGAGGGGCTTTtttcagagataaggaaactgaagtgcagagagagaaaattactTTCCTGTGGCCACACTGCATGTAAGtacatgcctggcacatattaggcCCTTGGCTATTGAACtaaatgtcatttaatttacATTAAGTGGCCAAGTTGAGGAGAGAACCCGGTCTGAATCCTCCTTCAGGATTATTTCTACTCAACTGTGAGGCCAAGAACAGAACTGGGTTTCCAAGTGCCAGGACTCTGGTCCAGGCCTTTCCACCAGCGttctaggtgaccttgggcaaatcccttCCCTGTCCTGGCCTGAAAGCGTCCTTGGCAAAATGCATCAAGGTGAAGTTCAGCTCTACCAGCTAGCAGACTCTTCTAGCCAGCGCTGGATAGAAAAATGTTCTATGGAACTATGTGAGCAGAGACCAGAAGTCCCTTGATAAGGCTTCAGGGACTGGCCCTGCATGTCTTCTCCCAGCCTTTAGTCCTGTTAACGGATACTCGGTGATGGAGCAGTCCTGGAATTTTTGCATTTCCAGTGGGAAATGATGGACTCTAGCAAGTGTTGCTGGGGCTAAAACCACATGTCACACCACTGGCACTCCCCTGAGTAAAGTCAGAAAGCTTTTGTGAGGGTGAGGctcactccccttcctccctagAAGAGGAGGCATGTTAGACAAGATGAGCACCCATCATCATTCCTGAGCAGAGAGAAGGGCTGCTGAGAGGACTATTAGAACATGACATCCATTGTCTATTTTTTGGCGTATAATCTAAGAGTGTTGTGCTAGAAGGAAACATAACTGACCAtgaaaggcaaagaggaaagagaactgGCCTTCAGTCAAGCAGACCAGTCTAAACCTTGGCTCTGCTGTGTGACATTGGCAAGCATCTGAGCTCTCTGTCTCAATGACTTCATCTAGCAAGTGGGGATAAAAATACCTGCATTACCTACCTGATGGAGCGATTATAAGGACTAAGTGGGAAAATGTGTGGAATGTGCCTGATTACCTCTTCTTTGCTTCCTCTCTGTACTCCTTGCTCTCCACACTGGACAGAACTGTCCTAATGCAAGGACTACCTCTTACACTTCTGTAGCCTCGGCCTTGAGCACACTGCCTCCAAGGGGAGATTCTCGgttcatgtttgttgaatgaataagtgaacttCATTGCCTTACCCGTGTCACTGCAGATCTGTATGCTGTTCCTTCCCCTGGGCTATTTGGAGGCTCACTTCCCTCTGAGTTCTGCCCCTGGCACTTTCCAATGGGGAAAATGGACTGGGCCACAAAGCTGGTCAGTGTGACAAGCCTGGGTCAGCTTCCTGTGGGCTGgaactgcccctccccacctccctccccagtgcccagcatagGCCCTCATTTGATGCCAAGAAATCCGACTGACAACAATAAGGGCTAACACTTATGAGCCAGCAACATTCTAAGTACTTTAttgtcatgaatatttttaatcctCACCAGAGCCATGTGAGGTAGGAACAATTTACTGTCTCTGTTTTATAGGTGAGTATTATGGGATCAATTgtctcccccaaaattcatatgttgaagttgtAACCCCCAACACCTAACAATGTAACTGTATTAGAGAGTCTTTAAAGAGTCTATCCAGCGCTGGCTAGAAGAGTCTGCTAGCTGGTAGAGCTGAACTTCACCTTGATGCATTTTGCCAAGGACGCTTTCAGGCCAGGACAGGGaagggatttgcccaaggtcacctagaaCGCTGGTGGAAAGGCCTGGACCAGAGTCCTGGCACTTGGAAACCCAGTTCTGTTCTTGGCCTCACAGTTGAGTAGAAATAATCCTGAAGGAGGATTCAGACTGGGTTCTCCCCTCAACCTGGCCACTTAATTAAATGACATTTAGTTCAATAGCCAAGGgcctaaagaggaaattaagttaaatgaggtcattaggttggaccctaatccagtatgactggtgtctttataagaagcaGAAATTTGGGAGTGCCtcggtggcccagttggttaagtgtccaactcttgatttcggctcaggtcataatctcatggtcatgatatCGAGCCCCTATGTTagactctgcactgggcatggagcctgcttaagcttctctctccctcttctctgcccctctcaaataaatgaataaataaataaaataagaaatttggacacagacaggaaGGAAAACCTAGTGAAGACACAAGGAGAAGCCACCTGCAAGCCAAGGGGCTGTTGGCCTCAGAAGAAGACaacccttgccaacaccttgattttggacttctgacctccagaactgaggaaatatatttcttttgttttagccACCCGGTCTGTGGTTGTTTTTCAGAGCCGCCCTGGCTGACTAGTGCAGTGAgggagctgaggcacagagaagtaaaacAGCCAGGAAGAGGCCAAAGGGAGATTTGTAGGCAGTTGGCCCCACCACCCACGCTCTGAACCACCACCTCCACCATGGCTCCGGCCCAGAGCAGTGCCACTCCCCaaggctgctgctgcttctcagcCCCACAGGCAGCCTGTCCAGCCCGGGTGGGCTCCCAGCAGCCCCTCTGTCTGGGATTCCTCCAGCTGAGTGTGGTCAGTAACACTGGGATGGGCTCggggcagagaagaaaagatggaCCACAATGGTGGGGTTgagaacagaaaacacacacacacacacacacacacacacacacacacacatccttgtTCCCAGGGTTCTTATCTTCCAGAGCCTCTTCACACGGCCTTGGAATCACACCATAATGCAAACACAGTCTGATGCTCAACTCTGGCATGTATCCTGTCATTAAAAACCCAGGGCCAGGTAACAACTACCACCGGCCAGGCACCATTGGGAGTGTTACCTATacgatctcatttaatcttaacaacAATCTGAGAGGTCACTAGCATAACACCCATTTACAAGTGAAGACAGTGAGACCCACATTGATTAAATGGCCTAAGGGAATGAAGCCAGAAAATGGCAGAGCTAAGATTTGAGACCAAGTCTGTCTGATGCAGAGGCCCAGAGCCACCACGTCATATGACTCCAGGGGCCCTATTCACACAGAAGAATAGAATACAGCGTGACTACTGCACCTTGGAGTTGTGCAGTCCCCAGCCCTGCAAGCCTCCCCTGTCCCCAACCTCCTCATGTTTCTAATCTAAGGATGGAGATGCCATTTCCTAAGGCCTGGGGGCCCAGACCTGAGCCTGTTCTCCTGGCTGACATTACCCATTGGGGAAGACAGGCAGGGAAACAAATGATTTCCCTCCAGTGAGATTCCTGCTCTGTTAGAAAGGCAAAGACGAGGGGCTGAAGGGGGAACTGAGAGAACCAGGGACCATActggagaggaaacagaggatgATTCACCAAGGGAGACATCCTTGTGTTGGGTATTAGAGGGTGAGTAGAAGCTTCTTAGGCAGAC from Panthera tigris isolate Pti1 chromosome D1, P.tigris_Pti1_mat1.1, whole genome shotgun sequence includes the following:
- the KCTD21 gene encoding BTB/POZ domain-containing protein KCTD21, whose protein sequence is MSDPITLNVGGKLYTTSLATLTSFPDSMLGAMFSGKMPTKRDSQGNCFIDRDGKVFRYILNFLRTSHLDLPEDFQEMGLLRREADFYQVQPLIEALQEKEVELSKAEKNAMLNITLNQRVQTVHFTVREAPQIYSLSSSSMEVFNANIFSTSCLFLKLLGSKLFYCSNGNLSSITSHLQDPNHLTLDWVANVEGLPEEEYTKQNLKRLWVVPANKQINSFQVFVEEVLKIALSDGFCIDSSHPHAVDFMNNKIIRLIRYR